A single region of the Brachypodium distachyon strain Bd21 chromosome 3, Brachypodium_distachyon_v3.0, whole genome shotgun sequence genome encodes:
- the LOC100822558 gene encoding transcription termination factor MTEF18, mitochondrial — MSNSLRAAALRAARLGCARRIGLVADRGEPSSRVLPPLWRAAGSSRVRESAAAAAGWFPAVGHGIGLRPYSAAPRRRRKKTLVNDDGVEEEDDDEDEELRGVKQMQRRRDVRAAQRTLMEYLHVTRGMCFSDAEHISKRSPVFASKLLEKVKDAAREPAEGGDEVVFKSVVKKRDMKDERVSKALVRLFNYNPINEFEPFLESIGLSQSECSSFLPRDLMFLSDDELLFENYRVLCNYGIARCKIGKIYRDATEVFGFGHGVLVSKLNDIEELGFSKTSVIKLVTATPVVLVRDPNVELKILQWLDGIGIQWDWISQFLSARKSYNWTKMNQVPQFFSDLGFTKEGIAKLVRQHPDFLLDGSGKVLFTLVLIMLKAGSGKKELFDLFLNFPDVPVENFTKNLRKGMLFLAEVGLSNEDIKKIVLSDGQMLGSAPIKKPNSILTHLNTGKKRLRKIILENPKLLGSYRLGSKVSQLPRIDPFEQSFKGKIKFLKSIGFVEGSEEMKKALKVFRGKGDELQDRYDFLVNAGFDPKDVVNMIKMAPQILNQKIDVVESKISFLLNDTGYPLSELVCFPAYLSFTVERTKVRLFMYNWLLERGAVPQLALSTVLACSDKCFMRYYVKKHPMGPEVWENYKRESAEAKNMPCT; from the coding sequence ATGAGCAActccctccgcgccgccgcgttgAGGGCCGCCCGCCTCGGCTGCGCTCGTCGGATAGGGCTTGTTGCCGACCGCGGGGAGCCCTCTTCCAGGGTTTTACCCCCGCTCTGGCGTGCCGCCGGTTCCTCGCGTGTCCGggaatcggcggcggcggcagcaggttGGTTCCCGGCGGTGGGTCATGGCATTGGATTGCGGCCTTACTCCGCTGCCCCCAGACGCCGTAGGAAGAAAACCTTAGTCAATGATGAtggtgtggaggaggaggacgacgacgaagacgaggagCTCCGGGGAGTGAAGCAGATGCAGAGGAGGCGGGACGTGCGCGCGGCGCAGAGGACCTTGATGGAGTACCTCCACGTCACGCGCGGCATGTGCTTCAGCGACGCCGAGCACATCAGCAAGCGCTCGCCGGTGTTCGCGAGCAAGCTGCTGGAGAAGGTGAAGGACGCCGCGAGGGAGCCCGCCGAAGGGGGAGACGAGGTGGTCTTCAAGTCCGTCGTGAAGAAGAGGGACATGAAGGATGAGAGGGTCAGCAAGGCGCTCGTGCGCCTCTTCAACTACAACCCCATCAACGAGTTCGAGCCCTTCCTGGAGAGCATTGGCCTCAGTCAGAGCGAgtgcagctccttcttgcctcGGGATCTCATGTTTCTCTCGGACGATGAGCTGTTGTTTGAGAACTACCGCGTGCTTTGCAATTACGGCATTGCGCGCTGCAAGATAGGGAAGATATACCGCGATGCTACGGAGGTGTTTGGTTTTGGCCATGGTGTGCTTGTGTCTAAGCTAAATGACATTGAGGAACTTGGGTTCAGTAAGACCAGTGTGATCAAACTCGTGACCGCTACTCCTGTCGTGTTGGTTCGTGACCCAAATGTCGAGTTGAAGATCCTGCAGTGGCTAGATGGCATCGGAATTCAGTGGGACTGGATTAGTCAATTCTTATCTGCTAGGAAGTCATATAATTGGACAAAGATGAATCAAGTTCCTCAGTTCTTCAGTGACTTGGGATTCACTAAGGAAGGTATTGCTAAATTAGTCAGGCAACATCCAGACTTCTTGTTGGATGGTTCGGGAAAGGTGCTATTTACACTGGTTCTCATCATGCTAAAAGCAGGGTCAGGAAAAAAGGAGTTATTTGATCTTTTTCTGAACTTCCCAGATGTGCCAGTCGAGAACTTCACAAAGAATCTACGGAAGGGAATGCTGTTCTTAGCTGAGGTTGGCCTAAGCAATGAGGATATTAAAAAGATTGTGCTTTCTGATGGACAGATGCTTGGTTCTGCCCCAATTAAGAAGCCGAACAGCATTCTTACACATCTCAATACAGGAAAGAAGCGTCTGCGCAAGATTATACTAGAGAACCCAAAACTGTTGGGGAGTTACCGATTAGGGTCAAAAGTCAGCCAGCTCCCAAGGATTGACCCCTTTGAACAATCATTCAAAGGGAAAATaaaattcttaaaaagcatAGGTTTTGTTGAAGGGTCTGAAGAAATGAAGAAGGCACTGAAAGTGTTCCGTGGTAAAGGTGACGAGCTACAAGATCGGTATGACTTCTTAGTGAATGCTGGTTTCGACCCGAAAGATGTAGTGAACATGATCAAGATGGCTCCACAGATTCTGAACCAGAAGATTGACGTCGTTGAGTCAAAGATATCCTTCCTTCTAAATGATACCGGGTACCCTCTGAGTGAGCTGGTTTGTTTCCCTGCTTACCTGTCGTTTACCGTGGAAAGAACCAAAGTTAGGCTTTTTATGTACAATTGGCTGCTAGAAAGGGGGGCGGTTCCTCAGCTAGCTCTAAGCACAGTCCTTGCTTGCTCAGACAAATGTTTCATGCGATATTATGTGAAAAAGCATCCCATGGGACCTGAAGTGTGGGAAAACTATAAGAGGGAGTCAGCCGAAGCCAAAAACATGCCTTGTACTTAA
- the LOC100833502 gene encoding uncharacterized protein LOC100833502 gives MAEEERRRFSSLRSVRWRVDLGILPASPEASVEEVRRAAADSRRRYVSLRRRLLVDPHLPKEEARSSNLVVDNPLSQNPDSSWGRFFRGAELEKTVDQDLSRLYPEDGSYFQTPACQAMLRRILLMWCLQHPEYGYRQGMHELLAPLVYVLQVDVDKLSQVRKLHEDCFNDDFDGVPFPDTDMVFSYKPRKDPKWNSGADNENDSESASKVNTLDELDLDTKEIILLSDPYGAEGELGIVLSERFMEHDAYAMIDGLMDGGGGVVRMAEFFSPSSVGSSSSLPPAIEASSALYHLLSVVEPSLHSHFIELKVEPQWFALRWLRVLFGREFCLNDLLVVWDKVFACCNNMLLSSDQEYSFRILCSARGAFIAAMAVSMLLHVRSSLLATEVDVSCLQRLLNYPTNVDVQKLIEKAKSLQSIAIDANASSPSFLLRRDICEYDRVNSNLAISTPPRTQVQPLTESYWEEKWRNVHHDGTTPKEIEKGHSFSREIKKSLRQKLGLSRTESDPSPVKAVGVKSDARNSVRRCLLNTLSDSVGSSSEVAGKMEQDEFPVVSIHKEIPVSSAETLQLKATGETVTVSPPCLAKVSPLENSQTVPADDNATQRIQRATEACSSGETSPVFYAAIATNEIENGQDNDSSRSSVTSDSCDGDNDRDETLKDESSSCNCDGKTVRDSGATASDKTADPDGSSERSAVSNERKPFISKFQWLLKLGRPSGEGNIEKGSGETLDGRDGVGSFSSLPSDGNSNSSNGSTKLATGDKKVTGTFKNLGQSMLENIQVIESAFQQDRGQPGPMENFSNNILGGKGQATAMSALTELRKISNLLSEM, from the exons atggcggaggaggagagacgGCGGTTCTCGAGTCTACGCAGCGTCCGGTGGCGGGTCGATCTCGGCATCCTGCCGGCGTCGCCGGAGGCGTCCGTCGAGGAggtccgccgcgccgccgccgattcgCGCCGGAG GTATGTTAGCTTGAGGCGCCGCCTTCTGGTAGACCCTCATCTTCCAAAGGAGGAGGCCAGATCATCTAACCTCGTCGTGGACAACCCGCTCTCCCAGAACCCAG ATAGTAGCTGGGGCCGGTTTTTCAGAGGggcggagttggagaagaCTGTGGACCAAGATTTATCTCGATTATACCCTGAAGATGGGAGTTACTTCCAAACGCCGGCTTGCCAGGCCATGCTTCGCAGGATACTGTTGATGTGGTGTCTTCAGCACCCAGAGTATGGATACCGCCAAG GAATGCATGAGCTATTGGCTCCTCTAGTGTATGTTCTTCAGGTCGACGTTGATAAACTTTCTCAGGTACGGAAACTCCACGAAGACTGCTTTAACGACGATTTTGATGGAGTGCCGTTCCCAGATACAGATATGGTTTTCAGTTATAAACCTAGAAAGGACCCAAAGTGGAATTCAGGAGCTGATAATGAGAACGATTCTGAAAGTGCTTCCAAAGTTAATACTCTTGATGAGCTTGACCTAGATACCAAAGAAATAATTTTACTCAGTGATCCGTATGGAGCTGAAGGTGAACTAGGCATTGTGTTATCTGAAAGATTCATGGaacatgatgcatatgctatgattgaTGGTTTGATGGACGGAGGTGGTGGAGTCGTTCGCATGGCTGAATTTTTCTCTCCATCCAGTGTTGGATCTAGCTCAAGTCTACCACCTGCTATTGAAGCCTCATCAGCGTTATATCATTTGCTTTCCGTTGTTGAGCCATCTCTTCATAGCCATTTCATTGAGCTAAAAGTGGAACCACAGTGGTTCGCACTTCGGTGGCTGCGGGTCTTGTTTGGAAGAGAATTCTGCCTCAATGATCTTTTAGTAGTATGGGACAAAGTCTTCGCTTGTTGCAACAATATGCTTCTAAGTAGTGACCAGGAATATAGTTTCCGGATCTTGTGTTCAGCTAGAGGGGCATTCATTGCAGCCATGGCAGTCTCTATGCTACTTCATGTCAGATCATCTCTGTTGGCTACTGAGGTTGACGTCTCTTGTCTCCAGAGATTATTGAATTATCCGACGAATGTTGATGTGCAGAAGCTAATTGAGAAGGCCAAATCCCTACAGTCTATTGCTATTGACGCGAACGCGTCATCCCCATCTTTCCTATTAAGGAGGGATATCTGCGAGTATGATAGAGTTAACAGTAATCTCGCTATTTCAACTCCTCCGAGAACTCAAGTTCAGCCTTTAACCGAGAGTTATTGGGAAGAGAAGTGGAGAAATGTGCACCATGATGGAACAACTCCTAAGGAGATTGAGAAGGGCCATTCTTTCAgcagagaaataaagaaaTCTTTGAGACAGAAGCTTGGTTTGTCTCGGACAGAGTCGGATCCTTCTCCAGTGAAGGCAGTCGGTGTGAAAAGTGATGCTCGAAATTCAGTAAGACGGTGCCTTCTGAATACTTTGTCAGATAGTGTGGGGAGTTCTAGTGAAGTTGCTGGAAAAATGGAACAAGATGAATTCCCTGTTGTCTCAATTCACAAAGAGATTCCAGTCAGTTCTGCAGAGACCTTGCAATTAAAAGCCACTGGTGAAACTGTAACTGTAAGCCCACCATGTCTGGCAAAAGTCAGTCCTCTAGAAAATTCACAGACTGTGCCAGCTGACGACAATGCAACACAAAGAATACAACGTGCAACAGAAGCTTGTTCGAGCGGTGAGACCTCTCCAGTGTTCTATGCAGCCATTGCCACCAATGAAATTGAGAATGGTCAAGACAACGATTCTTCGAGGAGTAGTGTCACTTCAGATTCTTGTGATGGTGACAATGACAGGGATGAAACCTTGAAAGACGAGTCATCCAGCTGTAACTGTGATGGCAAAACTGTTCGAGATTCAGGAGCAACAGCTTCTGATAAAACTGCAGATCCAGATGGGTCCTCTGAGAGAAGTGCAGTCTCTAATGAAAGGAAGCCATTTATTAGTAAATTTCAGTGGCTGTTGAAGCTAGGCAGACCTTCAGGTGAAGGCAACATAGAGAAGGGTAGCGGTGAGACATTAGATGGTAGAGATGGTGTTGGTTCTTTTAGCTCTTTGCCTTCTGATGGGAACTCAAATAGCTCAAACGGCAGCACAAAGTTGGCTACTGGTGATAAGAAGGTCACGGGCACATTTAAGAATCTCGGGCAAAGCATGCTTGAGAATATTCAG GTGATCGAGTCAGCATTTCAGCAAGATCGCGGACAGCCTGGCCCCATGGAGAACTTCTCAAACAACATCCTCGGCGGCAAAGGGCAGGCCACAGCAATGTCAGCTCTGACCGAGCTCCGCAAGATCAGCAACTTGCTCAGCGAGATGTAG